A single window of Pseudarthrobacter psychrotolerans DNA harbors:
- a CDS encoding ammonium transporter, which translates to MDSGNVAWILASSALVCMMIPALALFYGGMVGSRRILNMMMMCFGGASLVAVLWALFGYSMAFGNSVGGLGLIGDITEFPGMGQLLAADEAASIPVVLFAAFQLFFACVTTALVAGAAAGRMKFGAWMLFAGIWATIVYFPIAHWVFAFSSADGSVTGGWIASGIKAIDFAGGTAVHMNAGAAALALALVLGKSSGWPKMEHTKPHSRPLVLVGAGLLWVGWFGFNAGSALSAGQSASVVFLNTAVAASAGLLAWALVERLRHGAATSMGAASGLISALVAITPACGAVSPLGALAIGAIAGAVCSLAIELKFRLGYDDSLDVVGVHLVGGIIGTLLIGLFATDAAPNAVNGLFYGGGVELLGVQALATVSVLVYSFGITWILAKILDRVVGLRIKPEDEMRGIDIAAHSELAYLTDEDPVELGSPQRA; encoded by the coding sequence GTCGCTTGGATTCTGGCCAGCTCAGCGCTGGTCTGCATGATGATCCCTGCCCTTGCCCTGTTTTATGGGGGCATGGTGGGGTCTCGTCGCATTCTCAACATGATGATGATGTGCTTTGGCGGCGCGAGCCTGGTGGCAGTACTCTGGGCGCTCTTCGGTTATTCCATGGCCTTCGGAAACTCCGTGGGCGGCCTCGGACTTATCGGGGACATCACGGAATTCCCGGGCATGGGACAGTTGCTCGCCGCAGACGAGGCAGCCTCCATTCCGGTGGTCCTGTTCGCCGCCTTCCAACTGTTCTTCGCCTGTGTCACTACGGCCCTGGTTGCGGGAGCGGCAGCCGGACGTATGAAGTTCGGCGCCTGGATGCTGTTTGCCGGAATCTGGGCAACCATCGTCTACTTCCCCATCGCACACTGGGTGTTCGCTTTCTCCTCTGCTGACGGCAGCGTCACGGGCGGCTGGATCGCCAGCGGCATCAAGGCAATCGACTTCGCCGGTGGAACCGCCGTGCACATGAACGCCGGCGCCGCGGCGCTTGCACTGGCACTCGTACTCGGCAAGAGCTCCGGCTGGCCCAAGATGGAGCACACCAAGCCGCACAGCCGGCCGCTGGTGCTTGTTGGTGCTGGACTGCTCTGGGTGGGCTGGTTCGGCTTCAACGCAGGCTCGGCGCTTTCCGCCGGGCAGTCCGCCTCCGTCGTATTCCTGAACACCGCGGTGGCAGCGTCGGCCGGCCTCCTCGCCTGGGCGCTGGTTGAGCGCCTCCGCCACGGCGCAGCCACCAGCATGGGAGCGGCATCCGGCCTGATCTCGGCTCTGGTTGCCATTACGCCTGCTTGCGGCGCGGTCAGCCCGCTGGGTGCACTGGCCATCGGCGCCATCGCCGGTGCCGTTTGCTCCCTCGCCATCGAACTGAAGTTCCGCCTGGGCTACGACGATTCGCTCGACGTCGTGGGCGTTCACCTCGTGGGCGGCATCATCGGCACACTGTTGATCGGCCTGTTTGCCACCGACGCTGCTCCGAACGCCGTCAACGGCCTGTTCTATGGCGGCGGCGTTGAATTGCTGGGTGTCCAGGCGCTGGCCACAGTCTCGGTCCTGGTGTACTCGTTCGGGATCACGTGGATCCTGGCCAAGATCCTCGACCGCGTCGTCGGCCTGCGGATCAAGCCTGAGGACGAAATGCGCGGTATCGACATCGCCGCGCACTCGGAACTTGCTTACCTCACTGATGAAGACCCGGTGGAGCTCGGTTCGCCGCAGCGGGCCTGA